The following are encoded together in the Jannaschia sp. M317 genome:
- a CDS encoding transglutaminase family protein: MTDRHLRRTDLLNFDATAIGNLITARGWTTLSPFERIGAAYDFVRDEIAFGFNRDDAIPASEVLRDGYGQCNTKATLLMALLRGLDVPCRLHGFTIHKALQRGVVPEIAYRIAPESILHSWVEVERGGAWVNLEGFILDALFLSALQTAFAGRSSLCAYGAGTDCLTDPPVAWTGSDTYIQRTGINRDLGLYDDPDAFYAKHTQAFGLVRGFIYRHAIRHWMNARVAGIRRGRVPTIPGTSALMVADDRSDSLSPLGSEPESVGRQRAQP; the protein is encoded by the coding sequence ATGACCGATCGACACCTCCGCCGCACCGATCTGTTGAACTTCGACGCCACCGCGATCGGCAACCTGATCACGGCGCGGGGTTGGACCACCCTGTCGCCTTTTGAACGCATCGGCGCGGCCTACGACTTCGTCCGCGACGAAATCGCGTTCGGTTTCAACCGCGACGACGCGATTCCGGCCTCGGAGGTGCTGCGCGATGGCTACGGGCAATGCAACACCAAGGCGACGCTGCTCATGGCGCTGCTGCGTGGCTTGGACGTCCCCTGCCGCCTGCACGGTTTCACCATCCACAAGGCGCTCCAGCGCGGCGTGGTGCCCGAAATCGCCTACCGCATCGCGCCCGAAAGCATCCTGCATTCCTGGGTGGAGGTCGAACGGGGTGGGGCATGGGTGAACCTCGAAGGGTTCATCCTCGACGCGTTGTTCCTGTCCGCGCTCCAGACCGCGTTCGCCGGCCGCTCGTCGCTCTGCGCCTACGGGGCAGGGACGGACTGCCTGACCGATCCGCCGGTCGCTTGGACGGGCAGTGACACCTACATCCAGCGCACGGGGATCAACCGCGACCTCGGGCTCTACGACGATCCAGACGCTTTCTATGCCAAGCATACCCAAGCATTCGGCCTCGTGCGCGGGTTTATCTACCGACATGCGATCCGCCACTGGATGAACGCCCGCGTCGCTGGCATCCGCCGGGGGAGGGTGCCCACGATTCCTGGGACCTCGGCGCTCATGGTAGCCGATGATCGATCCGACAGTCTTTCTCCGTTGGGGTCAGAACCGGAGTCTGTCGGTCGCCAGCGGGCTCAGCCTTGA
- a CDS encoding type IV secretion system protein, whose protein sequence is MTARRAFALGAAVLAAATVLPDSAPRAQGVPVIDGSNLAQNVQQLQAALRDAEAQLRQIEELRRQVELQVDQLTNLEGILGSVTGINEIARLYNDAKDLRDRAAKIVDLDGLVDRLSVGDFDAIRDKLLDGQVTVGELRAAEAFRGIMANAGFTPETLEGMAASGEPAAERIATTAAANTVAIGASQMAYEEAAASLGRVDGLVDAIGAQETLKESVDLNTRMAAETNFMLGQMWRLNAAAGLAGAQSGLDLAAEQARTRAFFDYGTGPTIGEETEE, encoded by the coding sequence ATGACAGCTAGACGCGCCTTCGCGCTCGGCGCCGCCGTGCTGGCGGCTGCCACCGTCCTTCCCGACTCCGCGCCGCGGGCGCAGGGCGTGCCGGTGATCGACGGCTCGAACCTCGCGCAGAACGTGCAGCAGCTGCAGGCAGCACTTCGGGACGCCGAAGCGCAGCTTCGACAGATCGAGGAGCTACGCCGTCAGGTCGAGCTTCAGGTCGACCAGTTGACGAACCTGGAGGGCATCCTCGGCTCGGTGACGGGGATCAACGAGATTGCACGCCTCTATAATGATGCCAAGGATCTCCGGGATCGGGCAGCCAAGATCGTCGATCTCGACGGACTGGTCGACCGGCTGTCGGTCGGCGACTTCGACGCCATCCGCGACAAGCTGCTCGACGGGCAGGTGACGGTGGGCGAGCTGCGCGCGGCCGAGGCCTTCCGCGGGATCATGGCGAATGCGGGCTTCACCCCGGAGACGCTGGAGGGGATGGCCGCCTCCGGCGAACCAGCGGCGGAACGGATCGCGACCACGGCCGCCGCCAACACCGTGGCGATCGGCGCCTCGCAGATGGCTTACGAGGAGGCGGCCGCGAGCCTCGGCCGCGTCGACGGCCTGGTGGACGCGATCGGCGCGCAGGAGACGCTCAAGGAATCGGTCGACCTCAACACGCGCATGGCGGCCGAGACCAACTTCATGCTGGGGCAGATGTGGCGGCTCAACGCGGCCGCGGGCCTAGCCGGCGCACAATCGGGGCTCGACCTCGCCGCCGAGCAGGCACGCACCCGAGCCTTCTTCGACTATGGCACGGGCCCCACCATCGGAGAGGAGACCGAGGAATGA
- a CDS encoding TrbI/VirB10 family protein, with product MAETKREEIETSREKPYVVERPRRRPWAAAALVAAGVAGAGLTAWPAIKGGEAPPPETSRAQDWQEEEEGSSFGRIDMTPEPALMTEPLDSGPPRDDLNAQREDLERRNAELAEEMAALRTQLAELAERPPADDGAALAEAVSAMQAQNAELVAQLQAEFDNRLRGAELEAEQRLARERARRETEAAAAEAERLRREQERQAATMRLEALSRQVVAVEEENRDLRGRLEGGMDDMTRARAEADRQAAAEAERRAQLEARRAEAQALARAQVQSDGVVFDAGGSTAGVAAAGQGTPAPGDATGRAFVAGLAEAAPVARATAIANPARTVLQGTVIEATLETAIDTGLPGPVTAVVTRPVHGFDHSHILIPAGSRLFGAYSADVSLGQRRALVGWSRIVTPDGQSVTLAGFGADTQGRSGLTGRVDSRFGQRFGSAALLSVIGVAPALAAAEAGGGIEGEVAENIGANFERTTRAAIGAYATLPPVVTVEPGAAIIVIVDRDLELL from the coding sequence ATGGCGGAGACGAAGCGCGAAGAGATCGAGACCTCCCGGGAAAAGCCCTACGTGGTCGAGCGGCCGCGCCGCCGCCCGTGGGCCGCAGCCGCTCTGGTTGCGGCCGGTGTGGCCGGGGCGGGCCTGACGGCTTGGCCCGCCATCAAAGGCGGGGAAGCTCCGCCGCCTGAGACCTCAAGGGCGCAGGACTGGCAGGAGGAGGAGGAAGGTAGCAGCTTCGGCAGGATCGACATGACGCCCGAACCTGCACTGATGACGGAGCCTTTAGATAGCGGGCCGCCCCGGGACGACCTGAACGCGCAGCGAGAGGACTTGGAACGGCGCAATGCCGAACTGGCGGAGGAGATGGCCGCCCTGCGCACGCAGCTCGCCGAACTGGCCGAGCGCCCACCCGCCGACGACGGCGCCGCGCTTGCCGAGGCGGTCTCGGCGATGCAGGCGCAGAACGCGGAGCTGGTGGCGCAGCTGCAGGCCGAGTTCGACAACCGGCTGCGCGGCGCCGAGCTGGAGGCCGAACAGCGCCTTGCGCGGGAACGGGCACGCCGCGAAACCGAGGCCGCCGCCGCCGAGGCCGAGAGGCTGCGGCGGGAGCAGGAGAGGCAGGCCGCGACAATGCGGCTGGAGGCACTGTCCCGGCAGGTTGTGGCCGTGGAAGAGGAAAACCGCGACCTGCGCGGGCGGCTGGAGGGCGGCATGGACGACATGACGCGCGCCCGGGCGGAGGCCGACCGACAGGCGGCCGCCGAGGCCGAGCGCCGCGCGCAGCTGGAGGCTCGTCGCGCCGAGGCGCAGGCGCTGGCTCGCGCTCAGGTGCAGTCCGATGGCGTCGTGTTCGACGCCGGTGGCAGCACCGCGGGTGTCGCCGCGGCGGGGCAGGGGACACCGGCCCCCGGCGACGCGACCGGTCGGGCCTTCGTCGCGGGGCTGGCCGAGGCCGCACCGGTGGCACGTGCCACGGCCATCGCGAACCCTGCCCGCACGGTCCTGCAAGGCACCGTGATCGAGGCGACGCTGGAGACAGCCATCGACACCGGTCTGCCCGGTCCGGTGACGGCCGTGGTCACGCGGCCCGTCCATGGCTTCGACCATAGCCACATCCTGATCCCCGCGGGCTCGCGACTCTTCGGTGCCTACAGCGCGGACGTCTCGCTCGGGCAACGCCGCGCATTGGTGGGGTGGAGCCGGATCGTCACGCCGGACGGCCAGTCGGTGACTCTCGCGGGGTTCGGCGCGGATACGCAGGGGCGGTCCGGCCTGACGGGGAGGGTGGACTCGCGGTTCGGGCAGCGCTTCGGCTCAGCCGCGCTCCTGTCGGTGATCGGAGTTGCACCGGCGCTCGCCGCGGCGGAGGCGGGTGGCGGGATCGAGGGCGAGGTGGCCGAAAACATCGGCGCGAACTTCGAGCGCACCACGCGCGCCGCGATCGGCGCCTACGCGACCCTCCCGCCCGTCGTCACGGTCGAGCCCGGCGCCGCGATCATAGTGATCGTCGACCGCGACCTGGAGCTACTGTGA
- a CDS encoding isoprenylcysteine carboxylmethyltransferase family protein has product MTFIAIWLPTFWVFGCAIGLGILNWNGLDWPNWLRWGLGLPLILIGNVVVWSAVANIGLGATSGGPAALQVDGWYRWSRNPQYFADMMIMSGWILLAASVWVVPVAIGIIIALAIAPFAEEPWLRRTYGTAYDIYLSRTARFVGFVR; this is encoded by the coding sequence ATGACATTTATCGCAATATGGCTGCCGACTTTCTGGGTGTTCGGCTGTGCAATCGGGTTGGGCATCTTGAACTGGAACGGGCTCGATTGGCCAAACTGGCTTCGTTGGGGCCTCGGACTCCCCCTTATTCTGATTGGCAACGTCGTGGTTTGGAGCGCGGTCGCGAATATTGGTCTGGGGGCGACCAGCGGCGGCCCGGCGGCGTTGCAGGTCGATGGCTGGTATCGATGGTCTCGCAACCCGCAATACTTCGCAGACATGATGATCATGAGTGGATGGATACTGCTTGCCGCATCCGTCTGGGTTGTCCCGGTTGCGATCGGGATCATCATCGCGCTGGCGATCGCGCCCTTTGCCGAAGAGCCGTGGCTTAGGAGGACCTATGGCACGGCTTACGACATTTATCTGAGCCGAACGGCACGGTTTGTCGGTTTCGTGCGTTGA
- a CDS encoding TrbG/VirB9 family P-type conjugative transfer protein: protein MRTATIACLAALLAGPVLAERAPVTMGQDARVRHVHFNASDVIRVDTHLRVNTAVELGAGERINQVLLGDSESFEVEVLSNRQTVSIKPVVPRVSTNMTIYTNRRAIAFSLTEGQERRPTFRVVVNFPEDRAPQPQLVAGGRDLGYRFAEGEGGEEIRPLQVWNDGRSTFFQFRSGVRPAIFGVNSAGYEVTQNSTTRGTVVRVSGVRESYTVRVGDAYVCITRTGTNYVTGPDADALRSREF from the coding sequence ATGAGGACCGCGACCATCGCATGTCTCGCGGCGCTGCTCGCCGGCCCCGTTCTGGCTGAACGCGCGCCGGTCACCATGGGGCAGGACGCCCGCGTCCGGCATGTCCACTTCAACGCCTCCGACGTGATCCGCGTCGACACGCACCTGCGGGTGAACACCGCCGTGGAACTTGGCGCGGGCGAGCGGATCAACCAGGTCCTGCTGGGCGACAGCGAGAGCTTCGAAGTGGAGGTCCTGTCGAACCGTCAGACCGTGTCGATCAAGCCGGTCGTGCCGCGCGTCTCGACCAACATGACGATCTACACCAACCGCCGCGCGATCGCCTTCTCTCTGACCGAAGGGCAAGAGCGGCGACCGACCTTTCGCGTGGTGGTGAACTTCCCCGAGGACCGCGCCCCGCAACCTCAGCTCGTCGCCGGTGGTCGCGATCTGGGCTACCGCTTCGCGGAAGGGGAAGGGGGCGAGGAGATCCGTCCCCTGCAGGTCTGGAACGACGGGCGGTCCACCTTCTTCCAATTCCGCTCCGGCGTGCGGCCGGCGATCTTCGGGGTGAATAGCGCGGGCTACGAGGTCACGCAGAACAGTACGACACGTGGCACGGTCGTGCGCGTGAGCGGGGTGCGCGAAAGCTACACGGTCCGGGTCGGCGACGCCTACGTTTGCATCACGCGCACGGGGACCAACTACGTCACGGGGCCCGACGCCGACGCCCTGCGGTCGCGGGAGTTCTGA
- a CDS encoding virB8 family protein: MSDFDVDLVIGPRRAARTAWIVAACAVGVAVAMAGVIVALLPLQRTEVFTVLVDGTTGAAERVYQVRPTGISDQEAVREALLVSYLSDREGYFRPGIQARLEGVRRRSSGQARRSLTALWTPGSPDYPPDVLGTEAQVDVAVRSVTFLEPGVAQMRFTKTLHRRREAPRSQSFVATVAFDFAPRQERSLARVWENPLGFTVTAFRVDAEAIREGGGT, from the coding sequence ATGAGCGACTTCGACGTGGATCTCGTGATCGGCCCGCGCCGAGCGGCGCGGACGGCTTGGATCGTCGCCGCCTGCGCCGTTGGCGTAGCGGTGGCCATGGCCGGCGTGATCGTGGCGCTGCTGCCGCTCCAGCGCACTGAGGTCTTCACCGTGCTGGTGGACGGCACGACCGGCGCCGCCGAGCGCGTCTATCAGGTGCGGCCCACCGGCATCTCGGACCAAGAGGCGGTGCGCGAGGCGCTTCTGGTCAGCTACCTGTCCGACCGCGAGGGCTATTTCCGCCCCGGTATCCAGGCCCGGCTCGAAGGCGTGCGCCGCCGCTCCTCGGGACAGGCGCGCCGGTCGCTGACGGCGCTCTGGACGCCCGGGTCGCCGGACTACCCGCCGGACGTGCTGGGCACCGAGGCGCAGGTCGACGTCGCCGTGCGCTCGGTCACCTTCCTCGAGCCGGGCGTGGCGCAGATGCGGTTCACGAAGACGCTCCACCGCCGCCGAGAGGCGCCACGCAGCCAGAGTTTCGTTGCCACGGTCGCCTTCGATTTCGCGCCGCGGCAGGAACGCAGCCTCGCGCGCGTCTGGGAGAACCCGCTGGGATTCACGGTCACCGCCTTCCGCGTCGACGCGGAGGCCATTCGGGAAGGAGGCGGAACATGA
- a CDS encoding murein L,D-transpeptidase, with product MTILRLSALTFAAVMAISAGESHAASPNPFGENPGFKMALAEDVERVDDLAAFYRARKFEPFWTTNDEQGRNRLSALILALSTADYHGLPIDRFNPEALRTRIAAARTQRDRGRLEVEISRIYLDLARALSSGLTVPREIDPVTMPRDVEIIPVDELMRRMEEGDPVVVLRELAPQSPEYVRLMRHRQMLQDAVDDGGWGAKVRATRLEPGASGSEVVALRERLREQGFLARSVSATYDTQMIAAVSRAQAAMGFRVDGVAGPRTIAALNVSAADRLGQVLVAMERERWLPRGRGVGREIWVNLPDFHTTVLDDGIETFRTVSVIGQAINGKHTPEFSDTMDHMVINPTWYVPRTIAVRDYLPRLRANPYAASYMRITDSRGREVNRSRGFSQYTARNFPFSMRQPPGPRNALGFVKFMFPNEHAIYLHDSPAKNLYEEDVRDFSSGCIRLKRPFEFGYHLLAAQEEDPEAFFQRILRSTNETRVNLVSPIPVHLVYRTAFTDARGGLNFRDDVYGRDAKVLRALSAEGVVVAPSETSGRFISALGRSR from the coding sequence ATGACCATTTTGAGGCTATCAGCCCTTACTTTCGCTGCCGTCATGGCGATATCGGCAGGCGAAAGTCATGCCGCTTCTCCGAATCCGTTCGGAGAGAACCCGGGCTTCAAGATGGCCTTGGCAGAAGACGTCGAACGTGTTGATGACCTCGCAGCCTTCTATCGCGCCCGGAAGTTCGAGCCGTTCTGGACAACGAATGACGAACAAGGACGGAACCGCCTGAGTGCGTTGATCTTGGCGCTCTCTACGGCGGATTATCACGGGCTCCCGATCGATCGCTTCAATCCTGAAGCCTTGCGAACGCGTATCGCGGCCGCGCGAACGCAGAGGGACCGGGGCCGGCTCGAGGTCGAGATCAGCCGAATTTACCTCGATCTCGCACGTGCGCTGTCCTCGGGCCTCACGGTTCCGCGCGAAATCGATCCGGTGACCATGCCGCGTGATGTGGAAATCATCCCTGTCGACGAGCTTATGCGCAGAATGGAGGAGGGAGACCCGGTCGTGGTGCTGCGCGAACTCGCGCCCCAGTCCCCCGAGTACGTCCGCCTGATGCGGCACCGACAAATGCTCCAGGATGCCGTCGATGACGGCGGATGGGGAGCCAAGGTACGAGCGACGCGTCTCGAGCCCGGAGCGTCGGGGTCGGAAGTCGTTGCCCTTCGGGAGCGGCTCCGGGAGCAGGGCTTCCTCGCGAGATCCGTATCCGCGACCTACGACACACAGATGATTGCCGCCGTCAGCAGGGCGCAAGCCGCAATGGGGTTCCGAGTCGACGGCGTGGCAGGCCCAAGAACGATCGCGGCCCTGAACGTCTCCGCCGCCGATCGCCTTGGACAGGTCCTCGTCGCCATGGAAAGGGAGCGCTGGTTGCCAAGAGGCCGTGGCGTGGGAAGGGAGATCTGGGTCAATCTGCCCGACTTCCACACCACTGTGCTGGACGACGGGATCGAGACGTTCCGCACGGTCTCGGTCATCGGTCAGGCCATAAATGGCAAGCACACGCCCGAGTTCTCGGACACGATGGACCACATGGTCATCAACCCGACCTGGTACGTGCCCCGCACGATCGCCGTCCGGGACTACCTGCCGCGGCTCCGTGCGAACCCTTACGCAGCCTCCTACATGAGGATCACCGATAGCAGGGGCCGAGAGGTAAATCGTTCTCGTGGCTTCTCGCAGTACACGGCGCGGAATTTCCCGTTCTCCATGCGTCAGCCGCCGGGGCCAAGAAATGCCCTCGGGTTCGTGAAATTCATGTTTCCGAACGAACATGCGATCTATCTCCATGACTCACCGGCCAAGAACCTATACGAAGAGGACGTTCGCGATTTCAGCTCCGGCTGCATTCGGCTCAAGCGCCCCTTCGAATTCGGTTACCACCTCCTCGCCGCACAAGAGGAGGATCCAGAGGCATTCTTCCAACGCATCCTGCGCAGCACCAACGAGACGCGCGTAAACCTAGTGTCGCCGATCCCGGTTCACCTTGTTTACCGGACGGCATTCACTGATGCACGAGGTGGGCTAAATTTCCGCGATGACGTCTATGGGCGCGATGCAAAGGTACTTCGTGCCCTTTCGGCCGAAGGCGTCGTGGTCGCCCCTTCGGAAACCTCGGGCCGGTTCATCAGTGCATTGGGTCGGAGCCGGTAG
- a CDS encoding type IV secretion system protein, producing the protein MAVIEQILGLVDATVIGVAAQTYDGVLTAVRPVVAIASTLTVALVGANLVLQTVPLTVGTAVSLALRITLVNVFLVYGNITAVYLALTEAPGEIGAGMLSALSGATVTNLYDGLDDLYRTALEIGDAISESGGLIVGAMAGLLMFLVASIMATVAIIVLSAAKIMIAVLIAIAPAMVACTLFRQTAPIFEAWVKLALGMAFVPLLVAAMAGFTISAGAEVAPADMGGIETLSEALSFVVVMMLGAGLLVLVPSFAQSLAATNIAIGGIAADAAGLSRRAVGRGASATARLSAGTFEGARTGQPLRGPMAHYSNLAGRAGGLIGRGARAGAGSMAARMKKG; encoded by the coding sequence ATGGCGGTGATCGAGCAGATCCTCGGCCTCGTAGACGCGACCGTCATCGGCGTGGCGGCGCAGACCTATGATGGTGTGCTGACCGCCGTCCGCCCGGTCGTGGCCATCGCATCGACGCTGACCGTGGCGCTGGTCGGCGCGAACCTCGTGCTGCAGACGGTGCCGCTGACGGTGGGCACCGCCGTGAGCCTCGCGCTGCGGATCACGCTGGTGAACGTGTTTCTCGTCTACGGTAATATCACGGCCGTCTACCTCGCGCTAACGGAGGCGCCGGGCGAGATAGGCGCGGGCATGCTGAGCGCGCTGTCGGGCGCGACCGTCACCAACCTCTACGACGGGCTCGACGACCTCTACCGGACGGCGCTGGAGATCGGCGACGCCATCTCGGAGAGCGGCGGCCTCATAGTCGGCGCCATGGCCGGGCTGCTGATGTTTCTCGTCGCCTCGATCATGGCGACGGTGGCGATCATCGTGCTGTCGGCGGCCAAGATCATGATCGCCGTCCTGATCGCCATCGCGCCGGCCATGGTGGCCTGCACGCTGTTCCGGCAGACCGCCCCGATCTTCGAGGCCTGGGTGAAACTCGCCCTCGGCATGGCCTTCGTGCCGCTGCTCGTCGCGGCCATGGCAGGCTTCACCATCTCAGCGGGCGCGGAAGTGGCGCCAGCCGACATGGGCGGCATCGAAACGCTAAGCGAAGCGCTTTCCTTCGTAGTCGTGATGATGCTGGGCGCGGGCCTCCTCGTGCTGGTGCCGTCCTTCGCGCAGTCGCTCGCCGCAACCAACATCGCCATCGGCGGCATCGCGGCCGACGCCGCCGGGCTGTCGCGCAGGGCGGTCGGGCGCGGCGCCAGCGCGACGGCGCGCCTCAGCGCCGGCACCTTCGAGGGCGCTCGGACCGGCCAGCCGCTACGCGGACCGATGGCGCATTACAGCAACCTCGCCGGCCGGGCGGGCGGCCTCATTGGGCGCGGAGCCCGAGCGGGGGCCGGATCCATGGCCGCACGCATGAAGAAAGGATGA
- a CDS encoding cation diffusion facilitator family transporter, with amino-acid sequence MGAGHAHGSGDQDASPEKKRSKERAIGLAALLTGGFMGAEVVGGVVSGSLALLADAGHMLTDFASLVLAWFAFRLARRPADWKRTYGFDRFSVLAALVNGLSLFAIAIWICFEAWHRLSEPSTVLGGLMLWVAAGGLAVNVLSFWILSRTEGENLNVRAAALHVLGDLFGSVAALAAALVIIFTGWTPIDPILSVLVALLILRSAWSVVKESGHILLEGAPAGFDTREVTTDLVASVPGVVSVDHLHAWSITQERPVATLEATITRDADQLTVRAAIRARMEEQFGMDHVTVEIDVEDEPTVQHIRA; translated from the coding sequence ATGGGTGCAGGACACGCGCATGGAAGCGGCGATCAAGACGCTTCACCCGAGAAGAAACGGTCGAAGGAGCGTGCGATCGGACTCGCGGCCCTTCTGACAGGCGGCTTCATGGGGGCCGAAGTGGTAGGTGGCGTTGTATCGGGATCGCTCGCGCTATTGGCCGATGCGGGACACATGCTGACGGATTTCGCCTCGCTCGTCTTAGCCTGGTTCGCATTCCGGCTGGCCCGCCGCCCCGCGGACTGGAAGCGAACATACGGCTTCGATCGCTTTTCCGTCCTCGCAGCGCTTGTGAATGGTTTGTCGCTGTTCGCTATCGCGATCTGGATTTGCTTCGAAGCCTGGCATCGTTTGAGCGAACCAAGCACCGTCCTGGGAGGTCTGATGCTCTGGGTCGCTGCGGGTGGCCTTGCAGTCAACGTCCTATCGTTCTGGATCCTGTCGCGCACAGAAGGAGAGAACCTTAACGTCAGGGCCGCCGCGCTTCATGTTCTTGGAGATCTATTCGGTTCCGTCGCCGCCCTTGCGGCAGCCCTCGTGATTATCTTCACCGGCTGGACACCTATCGACCCGATCTTGTCGGTGTTGGTTGCTTTGCTCATCCTGCGATCGGCTTGGAGCGTAGTGAAAGAGAGCGGGCACATACTTCTCGAGGGTGCGCCGGCTGGGTTCGATACGCGCGAAGTGACGACCGACCTCGTCGCTTCAGTACCAGGCGTGGTGTCGGTCGATCACCTGCATGCGTGGTCGATCACTCAAGAACGGCCCGTTGCGACACTCGAGGCTACCATCACGCGAGACGCGGATCAGCTAACGGTGCGGGCTGCGATCAGGGCTAGGATGGAGGAACAGTTTGGTATGGATCACGTGACTGTCGAGATCGACGTCGAAGACGAGCCGACGGTGCAGCATATTCGGGCCTAA
- a CDS encoding ATPase, T2SS/T4P/T4SS family — protein sequence MNGVESAPTDTSFLLAYLAPLREALDDPATVEVVVNPDGLPWVERHGSTHMALLVGVRFDPARLRDLARAIAGETKGQISARRPIVSGKIALPDGRPIRAQVVHEPAVEAGAAIALRRYREERVGLDAFGLLHGELVDLARSRRNRAGKVVELMRRGDVKGAMRRCVEDRLNVLVSGGTTTGKTTFARGLLDLIPAGERIVTIEDAFELFPGQPNRVMLLAERDEASARSAARLLEASLRLRPDRIVLGELRGAECVTFLEAINTGHAGSVTTVHADTAAKAIDRLALMVMGTGIAMTYADVCRYCTASIDVVVQLGRRDGRRGVEEVMMAGAVG from the coding sequence ATGAACGGGGTGGAGTCCGCCCCGACGGACACCTCCTTCCTGCTGGCCTACCTCGCGCCGCTACGCGAGGCGCTGGACGACCCGGCCACCGTCGAGGTGGTCGTGAACCCGGACGGTCTTCCCTGGGTCGAGCGGCACGGCTCGACCCACATGGCGCTGCTGGTCGGTGTGCGCTTCGACCCCGCCCGGCTGCGCGATCTCGCCCGTGCGATCGCCGGCGAGACCAAGGGCCAGATCTCCGCCCGACGCCCGATCGTTTCGGGCAAGATCGCCCTGCCGGACGGCCGCCCCATCCGCGCGCAGGTCGTGCACGAGCCCGCCGTAGAGGCAGGCGCGGCCATCGCCTTGCGCCGCTACCGCGAGGAGCGGGTCGGGCTGGACGCCTTCGGCCTCCTCCATGGCGAACTCGTTGATCTGGCGCGCAGCCGCCGCAATCGGGCCGGTAAGGTCGTGGAGCTGATGCGCCGTGGCGACGTCAAGGGCGCCATGCGCCGCTGCGTCGAGGACCGGCTGAACGTGCTCGTCTCCGGCGGCACCACGACGGGCAAGACGACCTTTGCCCGCGGCCTGCTGGACCTGATCCCGGCCGGCGAGCGCATCGTCACCATCGAGGACGCGTTCGAGCTGTTCCCCGGGCAGCCCAACCGCGTAATGCTGCTGGCCGAGCGCGACGAGGCCTCCGCCCGCTCCGCCGCGCGCCTTCTGGAGGCAAGCCTGCGCCTGCGCCCCGACCGCATCGTCCTGGGGGAGCTGCGCGGCGCGGAATGCGTGACCTTCCTGGAGGCGATCAACACCGGCCACGCGGGCTCGGTCACCACCGTACACGCCGACACCGCCGCCAAGGCCATCGACCGCCTCGCGCTGATGGTCATGGGAACGGGCATCGCCATGACCTACGCCGACGTTTGTCGCTACTGTACGGCTTCCATCGACGTGGTGGTGCAATTGGGGAGGCGGGACGGACGGCGGGGCGTGGAGGAGGTGATGATGGCGGGGGCGGTCGGTTAG